ttcatttccaacacaagaaaaaaatataacgaaCTAGCTTACCCGCCAAACCTAACTTTGGCATTAACaatgcgttttgtaattaaagttttctaGAAAACAGTTTGAATGTTCAATTTTGATCCTTGTATGTAGTGATTAGAGAAAATCGTTgatcaattgatttttttaaattacctaTTACCATTCTTGATCAAAATGATATTCCTAATAAAagcaatttctttttcttctgttgtggcACATCTTCTCCTTTTCTGACACTTCACGGGGTATTTCTGGCTTTGCTTTACAATGTATGTTTacgctttaaaaaaattacacaaataaatcgtcatgtgtacctactttgattgatttattcgtaagaacttttttgtttcagtagtgttctacattattcgtgttgaaaaaatggcaatgcctacttgataactcccgtaggaaaaacagaaaagaactcataatattggccagaggccacctagcgaaaggaaaagtagcggtaaacctattctcatacctaacgaacgtttggcgaaaatttcatacaaatcggttcagccgtttaaaaggagtttgcacactaacaccgcgaaacgagaattttatatatatagaagaTAGATAATATTACTCTTTCGCAAAACTGAACACAATCATAATATTATACTCTAAAACGGGGAAGATGTAGGATACCTGCTTTACATCTTTATTtcgatttagaaaaaaaaagttttaaccaCACCAAGGGTCAAGCTATATACCATAGTGCAActtcagaaacaaaacaacataagAGTTTATCAAAACACATTGACCCATTATTTTGGCATAAccttaaaagaaataaaagcaaacaattatgCTCAAATAGTTGGCAACGCAAACGTATGCGGCACGAAAGAACTTATAGGTGTTGTGTTAAGCTAAGTAAGCAGTTTTgcatgaagcaaaaacaactgCAACCTGAAGCCACTGCATCAGCCCTCCGCGACAACGGGCTTTTATCGATATGACAATTGTAAGCATTTTTATCGGTTCAATAACCAGGCCAATTGCGTTTCAAAGTTTATAAAATAGAACCAGCAGAATCATGAACAGACAGGTTGGAACATGTTTCATCAACatttgcaaataaacaaaatcaagaaaTCTAagtatatgaataaaaaagggGAGGGGCCGTGAAGAGAGCCGAATCGGCTGCGCGACGAGATCGATTGGACCTTCATGGGCTTGAGATGTAGGTTTGTAGGTATGTTTCAGTAGGTAACATttaacattattcgtgttgcaAAATTGGATATGCCTACTTGATGTGCTAACAACTGTCAAAAAAACTCGTAGGAAAAGCAGAATCGCATTTCGGATTTGTTTCCGCAGCAACACCTAGTGAAACGAAAATTACTGAAAAACGACCTGTAAGGTCAGGCCTTTACTGAcgtactagacttatttttaccacgtagccggatggCCAGTCTTTGCTGTGTGGGGGCATggcccggatgggatttgatacccggtcctgccgtgagGAACCGGTTACGTTTAACATATACACCACATGGCCGTCCCTTTCTCATACCTGTCGAAAACCAATTCTCCATGGTATCCATGGTAGCTACGTACTTGTGATTCGATCGCAGTAGTGCACACAGGTGTATTGTGCACTTGTGAAGTGGTCTGTTTCCCAGGAACAAgcgtttaaaataattattcgcACTCACTTCGAAACCATTCCTGTATTTCCTACGTTTAACAATTACACACAAGCAAGAAGGCAATATACACGGCATGGCTACGAAATACAGTTAGAACGGCTTTTCCCCCAAAATTTAAAGATCAACGACGTTCGCAGAAGCAATGGCCATCATAACTTTAATCTTCTTCCTCTTATGTGGCGCTATAACCACAAGAGAAGCCTAGTCCTGAAATTTATGGCTTTGCTTGACTGTATTTACTGGTAAAAGGACAGTAAGTCCCGCGCGCAGGGatacggtccagatgggatttgatccgaCGTTCCTGTCGTTCTACGACCGGCCGTTAAATCATACACCACCAGGCCGCAACTTTAATCACACCACTGTAAAACCTCGCTTGCTTCTTGGTAATGGCCCGATTCTATAGGCAGAATCGTGCCATAGTGATTGAAAGGATCATACGATCCGTAGGTTACTCATGCACAAAGCCGTACGATTTGCACTAAAACCAACACTTTCACCCCAACACAAACgtaataaatacaaaaacgcACTAGGAAGCTTGCTTAATACTTACAAAGAAAACTGCGATCAGTCTTTCAATCAATAGACAGGCACCTTCTCAGCGTACTAAAAGCGAAATGGTTCGATCGGCTCTGCTTCTTTATTGATACTGCCGCAACTGGGTTTTGGTTCTTTGACAGCTTGTTGCTGAAAGGCTGGTTCATGTTGGTAGCGTTTGACAGTTGGGcctactttctttttttacatatttttcttgTTAAAACTGACAAGCGTGGTTGCATGATCTCTTTTgtaatattataatttaatttttccaatgCAATGGCAAGTCTGCttgttgcgattttttttttttgcaatcacTTGAAATATCGAAATATGCATATTTTGCATTAAGTTCAATTACCTTCACTGACTTGCGGCATCaagaaaacttattttaataCACAACGGTCGATAAAATATCTTTATGCAATACACGGATCTACGACAAGTGCGATCTGGGCTCACTTTTAAACTGAACCGTATCGCCTATGCATTCGTAGGAATGACTGGGTTGATCATCGatacagcgaaaaaaaaacaatgccgGCTTACCAGAAAACAACAGTCAGCAATAGGGTCGCTTTgtgttcaaaacaaaacaaacccaatCTTCCtgtcttttttcctttcgttgcaGAAATTGaaccagaaacaaaacaatattgctGATTCTTGCAAATTAACCACAACTGGGAAGTAGCGTTCTGTTCGATATCGAAACTGTTCACttggaaacaataaaaaaacgatttttttttgtgttcttggCGATCGATTGACCTTTTGTTTCTATTCGTCAAAATTAGTATTACAGAATACAGACCGgggtcaaatcccatccggaccgttcccgcgtagcaaagactgactatcctgctatgtggtaaaataaatctagtaagccaaaaattgccagcgtgacctgtaaagtcgttaaagccaagaagaagaaatattatTACAGAAAGTAATAATTATGATGTCGTAAGCCGTAGATTTGGTTGCATCCGTTATATTACTTATTTCTcaaatgcttttttctttaatcatGATACGAATAACAATACTTCTATCTTTAGTACCCGTTCTTTTAGCAAATTTCGGATAGCTGTGATTGAAATGAACTGCTCCAGTGGTTCATAATAAAGATAATAATTGTGCCTACTATGATTTCGATTTTGTCTCCTAACTTGAATTGAATATCAGAAAAGTCAGGCATCCGGGAATGAATGATCGTCGCAAAAGTAGGCTGTTCTTTCTTGTTTTAGCTATCGAAAGATACACCTGTTTCCTGATGGTGCTATATGTTGCGACGAGAATACCAAAAGTACAAAAAGCTTTGAACACCATGTGCCGCTAGCGATACAGTTTTCTCACGCCAATTCAAATTGATAATCCACGCTGAAACGTTTTAAAAACGTTTTCTATAGGAGAAAATTGGTTTAACGGATTCTAAATCAAGGTTGGTTGAAACGCATTCTAAATCAGGTTTGATTTAATGTTTCAAACTTGAAATGAAGCTGATATTTCAAGAAgcaatttatatattttagatAGCGGTTCACAACTTTGAACTGACATGAGAAACACTGTACCACTAAATTTCTGCCATAAGAATTGAGCCGTAGCCCTTCCGACGACACTTAACCGAACACCACCACCGTCTAGGAAAATTACTTTTGCGGCACCCACGGATCGTCCGAAGTGCAGTAGGTCAGCCATAGGTTGTTCTGGACACTCAATTTCTGGTCCTGGAAAAATTCTTCTCTTGCGAAAAGAACCAGATCGTTCTAGGTTCCGCCGGTATGCTCAGCTTGTTGAGCAGCTTCTTCGCGTTCGACAGACACCTCTCACGACCTTTTCAGGGTGAGGAGTTGACCTGTGCTTCGCTTGTACGATGAGTACCGCAGATCCTCGTTCAACGCGCTCTTTATCGTTGCGGAAGCGTCGGTGCGAACGCATTCTTGTCTGCTAGaagttttccttctccttGCCAGCTCCTCATAATCACCGTTGGATGATTCCATCTCGCTCCGGATTGTGTTTGCAGTGTTTACAGTGGCGTGGATCATCATGATCCATGTGATTTGTTTCCACAATTCGAATGGGTTAAGCATTTTATATACACTTTGCTGCACTGTTAGTAGAAAACGTTAGCTTTCGATTGACGCATCGCTTATCAAGTCAATCGCGAATTAAATACAGAAacgaaactgtcaaatttggcTCGAACAGCCTGTACAATACAccaggggcggcccggtggtgcatgtgataaacggcgccggtccacacggcaggacagggttcaaatcccatccggatcgtttcCAGGtcgcaaggactgactatccggctacgtggtaaaataagtctagtaagccagaaatggccggcgtgacctgtaaggtcgttaaagccaagaagaggaACCCTGTACaatgtttctttaattttatatatacatacataggTAACTATGAGCTAATCGATATTACAAGTAATTTTAGTTTGTTTAACAATTTACAAAACGTTCTGGTGATATTCTGCTTTGCACTCGGATGAATGGTGGTACATTCGGCTGCAGAAACAGAAAGAGAAGTAGAAGAGAGATGAAAATTACCAATGTATATCTTAACATTTGTTCCATCCATAGTCAATACCGTACACTTACCTTAGAACATCTAATATGGTAGCAAAACAATTTGTCCGAGTGTTTATCCGCAATGTGCTTCTTGATCGTTGTTAAATCATTTATCCCATAATCGCAATATATACATTGAATCATATTTATGTTATGCGAACTGATGTGGCCTACCATCTTGTTTGCAGCAATTAGTTGGTCACAAACATGGCACGCAATGTACGTCACGCCGTGCGTTTTGATATGATTCCGATATTGCTCCAGATCGTTGAATTTTCTTGACGAACAATCtgtaattgaaaacaaacaaatcaatgaTTTACCGTACAGTGCTCCATGCAACGGGATTGCTCTAGTTCTAGTTGAAAATTCGCAATCCACATACTTACTTGCACATTGCAGCACCTTCACATTGCTTTTCAGATGATTCATAATGATGTCTCTGTCCATAGAGGAATATTCTTTCTGTCGACTCAAAATCGATAAGATCTTAGCGTTGGCATCGTATTCTAAGTGGTAATTCTGTTGATGAACTCTGACACTATAAGGATCCCGGCTTCGATAACAACAGCGATCACATTGATAGGCACAGTACTTGTGCACCGTTTCAATATGTTTCAACAAATTGTGTACACTCAACGAAACATAGTTACAGTAGCAACATTCCAACCATGAGCTATCACGTGTTATCGGATGCACCgtgttcggtttttggtgtcTTTGGAAATGGGATCCCATTTCTCGTGAAGTGTCTGTATAAAACCCACAGTTTAATTTAGTACATTTGAATGGCGCTATCAAAAAGGGAACTGTTAATTTACTCGTGTGTACCACCattttgttactatttttcCCATTCCACGGCTGCAGAGCTGCCGTTGATGATGCTGCATGATGTTGATTATTTCCTGAATGCACACTTCTTGAATTCGTTGTATCTGTAGAACCAGTGTTGCTTGTACTGTATTTAATTTGATTCATATATTCTTTAAGAAAAGATGAATTACCAACTGGTTTGCTGTTTCTTGAAGCTATATCCACTATGTTGTCCTCTTTTGATGAGAGGGTATCACCTGGTAGTCTCTTAACACGAACGCTACTAGAACGCGAACATCGTCTACTTTCTTGTGGCTCGCATCTTTCTTCCGTGATTCCTTCCGAAGTGCTTGTTTCGCTTTGATCAATGTCATTAGTGAGAAATTCctcttttataaaaataacatcTGGCGAAAGCTGCTCCTGCACAATATCTTGAAACGACACCGTGCTTTGTGTCTGACTATCCTCAGCAAGCGTAAATTCTACTTCCTGCTTGATGATTTCTTCCATGGGAGCATTAGTGTCATCCAAGATCGGTTCTAATTTTACCATCCCGTAGGGCAGTTCCGTATCTTCTTCCGGTACGTTGAAGTTGATCATGCTAAATTTCGTGTATCGTCCCTCAATTGGACCTGCTTCTGAATGATCCTCCCGAAGGTGTCGCAGCATGTTGAAGAAAAGAACCTGAACAAAGTTGCACTCATTGCACATGTACGCGTACAAGTGATTCTCCTCGAAGGTAAATCTATGCCATAACTGCATGGAAGGATTGGTACAAATTGAATTATGCGTCACTCTATTGGTGGGATGGCGGGAAAATGTTGGGCATGACATACATTTGTAACGATATTCACCCGTATGTTTCGATATGTGATCCAGCCATATCTCTTGTGATTCACTTAACCGTAAGTCACAAAAATGGCATCGAAATACTAGTATCTCCTGGTCACCGTACCTGGATACTGCTTTTCGCCCACTGATGACAAATGGATCAGCTCTTATTTGCCGGGCCTGCTTGGGATCTAGACGACTAATGTATACAGCCTTTTTTGGATGATTGTACACATAGTGTTGCACCATTAGTTCCCCGGTATAGGAACACAGGCAACATTTCTCCATGTATTGGCTGTAGCAATGTACCTTTGGATCATTGTTGAGTTGTGGGTTTCGTTTCGATGCCTCATTTGCTTGTACGATCGGCTCATCTTCGTCTGAATCTTCACGCAATTTTTGTACATCATTCTGCACTACACGGATGTCGGAACAAAATCTCTTTGCACGAGGTGCCCTTAGGGATTGtcctatattttttttggaggcAGTATTCGGTTCTAGCAACTTTTGTGCCTCTTCGGTTGTAACATCTTGCAACACCTTCGTTATGTTTGCACTATTTTTCCTGCTGGTTTTTGGTTGCACATTATTTTGTGATTTAGAAACCGACTTACGTGcagtggattttgtttttccgacATTGGGCGTCGTTAATGTTGTTTCAGTTAACTGTTTATTCAGTTCCATTGATCTTGATTCTCTGCGGTGGCTAATTTTACTGGGCACTGGTACAGATGGCTTAGCTGCTTCTAGATTTTTCAGATATTTCGTCGAGTCAATTGATTTGCTTCGAGTGCGTTGAGCAATTTCTCTACCCGTACCTAGTGAATAGTCAATAGGTTCCAACACTATTTGTACTGTTTTGGTAATTCCAAATTTCTGTAATAACTGTCTATTGTGTTCTTCTTCAGGCGAGACCCTTTTTCTCCTACTTAGCTTTGGAAAAATTTCTGCTGTGTATGAGAGTAACTCATGTAGTTCGCGATGATTCACTTTGTTTTTATGGTTTGGTTTGGACTGCTGAACATTTTCAATAATCTGATCATTACTCTCTCCGTTTGATTCAAAATCTTTCGTAGAACATTCACTTTCACTCTGCTGATGagcgattttgtttgttgtttccggTAATACACATACATCATTTCGGTTATCTATTTGCGAATTGTCACCGACGATATCATGGCTATTGCATAATTTTGGTGGATTATTTGTACACTGTTTAGGTATATTTAATggtttatcattattttttacagtgACTCGGACATCCGTTGCAGGTTTCGGTATGTCCTGTTTGCTTGCATCTTTTAgtgtgttccgtttttttgaaTCTTCTTGATTGATTTGGATATCTGTAGCAGCTTTCGGTATGTCCTGTTTTCTTGCATCTTTTagtgtgttctgtttttttgaatCTTCTTGATTCATTTGGATATCTGTAGCAGCTTTCGGTATGTCCTGTTTTCTTGCATCTTTTagtgtgttctgtttttttgaatCTTCTTGATTCATTTGGATACCTGTAGCGGCTTTCGGTATGTCCTGTTTTCTTGCATCTTTTagtgtgttctgtttttttgaatCTTCTTGATTCATTTGGTTATCTGTAGCAGCTTTCGGTATGTCCTGTTTTCTTGCATCTTTTagtgtgttctgtttttttgaatCGTCTTGATTGATTTGGATACCTGTAGCAGCTTTCGGTATGTCCTGTTTTCTTGCATCTTTTagtgtgttctgtttttttgaatCTTCTTGATTGATTTGGATATCTGTAGCAGCTTTCGGTATGTCCTGTTTTCTTGGATCTTTTagtgtgttctgtttttttgaatCTTCTTGATTGATTTGGATATCTGTAGCAGCTTTCGGTATGTCCTGTTTTCTTGCATCTTTTagtgtgttctgtttttttgaatCTTCTTGATTGATTTGGATATCTGTAGCAGCTTTCGGTATGTCCTGTTTTCTTATGTCTTCTTGAAGTTGCAGCTTCATCCTTTTATGTTCACCGTACGTCGCAGGCTGTGGTGGTGGGTCGAACACTTCATGTCTTCGTTTAAATAAAGAGCTGGAAGAATGTTCTGCAATATCATGTGATATATTGCAAGGCTTGATATTGGACGGTGCGCCAATTTTTTTCCTGGGATATTTTAACGCAAGTCTTTGCTCGGATACCACAGGAAGCTTTTCTGTACGAGcaacaaaaatatcatttaaaattttacgtCCTGTTGAATCTGAACTCAAGAAGCTTTGAAGTGTGCTCGATACGACGAATCCAAAAGAATCATCATCAGTGTAATTTTCCAACACTAATTTGGAGAGAGTCTTTCGCAAGGCCGTTTGTACCAATTTCTTGCATTCTTCTAAAGTACTTGTTTGAAgcctgtttaaaaataatttcaaatgttaaaattgttcagaaatGTTAAATTGTTGTTCTTAAGTTGTTCTTATTGTTCACACCTGTTGTTCTTAAGTATAAAATCATTGAGCTGTTCGAGATTTTTTACAACAGGTCTACAAAACTCTTCATCCTTCACTAGTTTTATCTGGACCATTGCCTTTCGAAGCCATTCTTGCACCTCCTGCCGCAAGCGTTCATTGCAAGCATCATCCATTTCatctggaaataaaaatagaaacatcaTATTTCTTACAAAccatacacacgcaaaaacTGATCATATCCCTAAAGTGATTTgccataaaataatgaaatctTAAATTTGACAGCTTGTTTTCTTGTCATCCAGTATTACTAAGAAAAAAGCTTTGCTTTACCGATAAAACTTTGAAATTAAACGCCACGTTATTTATACACCGTTTCCCGGACTAATTGAGATGATAAATATTATAGAGAGGCGGCACAATGTTGTTTGAGGTAAACGGCTCCGGTTTCACGCGGCAAGAGCGGGTATTGAAGCCCATCCCGAAcgtcctcccgtagcaagggcTTACTGTCCTATGGTTTggatttgtgttatttttttggaaaatttgtcgATTGCACTGGGATCTATAACTAAAGCTAACAAGAAATTGCTTTGAAAACACGACACACGAATTGTCCTCTATCAATTCAAAACACCTATTAAGCCGGAAAACGGTATATATTTACTTTTCTCAATATTATCCATCATCTAAATTTCAACCCTAATCAAGTTAAATATGTTCTAAATACCGGGTATTTCTGGACCAAAGCTGGGTGGCCAAAAATTGACATAAATAAATCTTAATCTTCCGGGAACATGTGGTTCCAGGTGGTGCATGTGACGGCGCCAgcccacacggccggaccgggttcaaatcccatccggaccgtccctccgtagcaaggactaactatccggctacgtggtaaaaataagtctagtaagccagaaattgcCGGCGTGACctataaggtcgttaaagccaagaagaagaaatcttAATCTCCATATATAACATCATCCCCACCAATCACAATCATGAACACAAAAGGTGATGTCGCCACGCCAAAACACGGTAACATTTCATTCCATTGGTGATAATCACTCCACAGGAGCCTGGGAGTCTAATTCGTAGTACAAGAGTGAGTTCATCAGGCTCCTCTTTTTAATGATTCATCCATTGTCCTTCGTAAGAGGCCGACTACGCAGAGACCACGTCTACACTCAGGCCATAGACGTGGGCCACGTCTGCTGCGTTACCGCGGCTCAATTCTACTCTTCCGTAGAATTGTCGATCTATAACTCTGCGATTCCGCGTTCCAACGTTCGTACAAATCCGCAGTTTGACAGATGTTGTACCCAATTGACAACAAAAGTTGCACGCATTTGCCTCACTACCGTGGTAGACACGCCTCATGTATAATAGGCAGGCACATGTAAGTTCAGGAACTGTAAAGGTTTTAAAGTCTATACTTCAATATTCTAAGATTGTAGGAAGATTCGGTTGGCAGCGAGTTCGGTTTGAAACAGGGGTCGAAACaggttcagtaggtccagtaggtgcGTGTCGTTGGTAAGAGCAAGCTATCATAAGCGACTCGCGagggtgcagcgagttcgggtcagagctactgaacctacttatATTTACGGGTTGGCCCGAACCCTCTGCAGCCATGGGTCGGAATCGATTTAGATTCTGCTGCACCCGACTCTGGGTCGAGCcatgaaatgaatcgtatgTCCCATCACTAATTTAGAGGAACTCGACCACAGGCTAATACCTGAGAAGTAGTAGCTCCGtatatgtaaataaataatcttcAATTTGAGAGTTTCCGCCGCCTGTTCGATCTTTTGATAAACATTCGCTTCGCATGAGAGCCGTCAACCAATGATGCCCAAGTAACTAGCTTGTATCCGGATATTGATTAATTTATACAACTAGAAGCACTATGATAGTATCGGGAATTTCTACCTCTGAGTCTCGGATAACTCTCTATAGCATTGAAGCGTAACCAGACTAGCGAATTGCCTATAATTCTTATACGGACTCTTGAAGGTAGCAGAAGACCCAGTCTACGAAGCATCAATGTCGACTATTCCACAACCGTGCTCCGCTTCTCTTCTAGCTGAACGACGTATCACAACTGTTCACTCCTATTAATTAGCCACTTTATCGATGCGGAGCTGTGTCTTCTGATCAGCAATCTTTTTAACCAGTTGCGTCTTTAAGCTACTTTCTGAAATCCGTTCCAGTCCGGTTCCGTGTTCGTCACATTTACGGAACAAGGTATCAAGATTATTAACCACGTAGGGATCGGCTAGAGTACTCCATGGTAGATCGTTACTTGTCGAATTGAACTACTGCACTCCAGTTTATCTCCATTTTTTACGTAGGGTATGTGGCGTCGATGCAGTATCCCATGCATCAGTAATAATTTGATGTGATCTTCCAATGTATTCTTCGCTATGACTCGATTATTAGTGATACTTTGGATCTTCTACACATTTTCACAATTACTGTACTAAAATTTAACGTACATGCCGCTGGAATGCATTATCTTGTCAACCTTCAGACAATTTTTTCATGCCACTAGTCTATTTTTTAGAAGTCTATTGCCATACTCGCAACAACCTGATTACTACACCAGTGTCACAAAACGcgtcaaattcaaatttttgaCTCATATTTTGACTCAGTTTCGGCGGgtcgaaaattttgacaactccATATATGGTGAGTCGAAACTGCTGCCGGTTAGCAGTCCTGTTTCGACTCaccttttttacctttttcatCATGGTGCTTTTCTTCGGCCTTCAGAAGCTGTTCCGTGCGCCGGTAAAACGCGCCGGATTTTCGTTGTACCTGTAGTTCACGGCTCTTCATCTTGCGGCCAGATGGAGTTGATGGTGTAGAACTCATTTTATCGTAACACTTAGATATGAAACTGTACAGCTGATCACCTTCactttcgctttgctttgttgacTGAATGATTGTTGACATGTAGACTCACCATAACACCGCGGTAATGTCACTGGTGTGGTGAAAAAACTTCGTTTGACTGGTGTAGATTCACAACACCTCCTCTCAATCGCAACTCCGATTTCTGTTCGAATACGTTTGGATCTGGTAACATCCATCCTGTTGCTCAGTGATGATAATCGATTTTATCTTGATAATCATCTTGCAGTTCAAATCTTTCATTATGCCGGCCAACTAGATCCCTGCGGATACAGCAGTACTCAATGCTACATATTTTTCGATCTTCATCATCGGATGCCCAGTCGCTGTCGACAGATCCAGTGATCCTCCGTAGGTAACTGCTCAAATCTTTGAACTACGAAACGCGTTTCATACTTGACGTGTTGTCCTTTTTCATCATCCTTAAGCCGGAACATTCGTCTTGTCTCGAGGGGCTGGACACCAGCAGGACTTGGGGTCAATTTCCTCACATCGTTGGCCTTAATGCACAGTCTGATACCACAGGTCACGATCATCTCGAGCATCAATGTCATTAAATGTTTCAGGTATGTGAGGAAAACGGCGCTCCCGTTCGCTGCGTCTCGTGAACTGCTTGTCATGAGAAACAGCAGGCAAGTCCTGATCTAAATGCGAAGGAAACACGGAGTCATCTGTATCTACTGCATCTTCAAAGTCATCTATCGGTTGGACTTCTTCCTCTTCACATAGTAAATCATCCGAGGCATACTCCACAACGTATTGTTTGTACTCTTGTTCTTCTTCTACGAAATCTTTTAGACATTATCTGCCCTCTTGCTCGTTGCATCGTGGTATTCGTGTGAAATCAGACTCACCAACAAGGAGTTGGCTTTGGCATCCATTTTCTTGAACTTAGACATTTTACTGGCCTCCGCCGGAACATCCTTAACCACAGCATCCCACAATTTCGCACACCTTTTAGATAAAGTTTGACGTGGAATTTTCAAGTATCGTAGCCAGTCCGGGCAAACTGAGAAATACCGTAAACGACTACTTCTTTCTGGCCTGGGACCTGTAGAAGTCCGTAGGATTCAACTTATATATTTCACTTGTGGATTGCAACTCGATTACTAGATTCAcaacttttttaaatacagAAATATCTCTGTGCACCGCTGTTTCGATTCACtgcactctttctctctttctctttctctcactcttcttggcttaacgacctggCTTACTGGATTTATGTTTACCACTCTGTCGGATATTCAattcttgctacgggggaaggtccggatgggatttgat
The DNA window shown above is from Anopheles funestus chromosome 3RL, idAnoFuneDA-416_04, whole genome shotgun sequence and carries:
- the LOC125769355 gene encoding uncharacterized protein LOC125769355 isoform X6 produces the protein MKLQLQEDIRKQDIPKAATDIQINQEDSKKQNTLKDARKQDIPKAATDIQINQEDSKKQNTLKDPRKQDIPKAATDIQINQEDSKKQNTLKDARKQDIPKAATGIQINQDDSKKQNTLKDARKQDIPKAATDNQMNQEDSKKQNTLKDARKQDIPKAATDIQMNQEDSKKQNTLKDARKQDIPKAATDIQINQEDSKKRNTLKDASKQDIPKPATDVRVTVKNNDKPLNIPKQCTNNPPKLCNSHDIVGDNSQIDNRNDVCVLPETTNKIAHQQSESECSTKDFESNGESNDQIIENVQQSKPNHKNKVNHRELHELLSYTAEIFPKLSRRKRVSPEEEHNRQLLQKFGITKTVQIVLEPIDYSLGTGREIAQRTRSKSIDSTKYLKNLEAAKPSVPVPSKISHRRESRSMELNKQLTETTLTTPNVGKTKSTARKSVSKSQNNVQPKTSRKNSANITKVLQDVTTEEAQKLLEPNTASKKNIGQSLRAPRAKRFCSDIRVVQNDVQKLREDSDEDEPIVQANEASKRNPQLNNDPKVHCYSQYMEKCCLCSYTGELMVQHYVYNHPKKAVYISRLDPKQARQIRADPFVISGRKAVSRYGDQEILVFRCHFCDLRLSESQEIWLDHISKHTGEYRYKCMSCPTFSRHPTNRVTHNSICTNPSMQLWHRFTFEENHLYAYMCNECNFVQVLFFNMLRHLREDHSEAGPIEGRYTKFSMINFNVPEEDTELPYGMVKLEPILDDTNAPMEEIIKQEVEFTLAEDSQTQSTVSFQDIVQEQLSPDVIFIKEEFLTNDIDQSETSTSEGITEERCEPQESRRCSRSSSVRVKRLPGDTLSSKEDNIVDIASRNSKPVGNSSFLKEYMNQIKYSTSNTGSTDTTNSRSVHSGNNQHHAASSTAALQPWNGKNSNKMVVHTSKLTVPFLIAPFKCTKLNCGFYTDTSREMGSHFQRHQKPNTVHPITRDSSWLECCYCNYVSLSVHNLLKHIETVHKYCAYQCDRCCYRSRDPYSVRVHQQNYHLEYDANAKILSILSRQKEYSSMDRDIIMNHLKSNVKVLQCANCSSRKFNDLEQYRNHIKTHGVTYIACHVCDQLIAANKMVGHISSHNINMIQCIYCDYGINDLTTIKKHIADKHSDKLFCYHIRCSKPNVPPFIRVQSRISPERFVNC
- the LOC125769355 gene encoding uncharacterized protein LOC125769355 isoform X4, which produces MDDACNERLRQEVQEWLRKAMVQIKLVKDEEFCRPVVKNLEQLNDFILKNNRLQTSTLEECKKLVQTALRKTLSKLVLENYTDDDSFGFVVSSTLQSFLSSDSTGRKILNDIFVARTEKLPVVSEQRLALKYPRKKIGAPSNIKPCNISHDIAEHSSSSLFKRRHEVFDPPPQPATYGEHKRMKLQLQEDIRKQDIPKAATDIQINQEDSKKQNTLKDARKQDIPKAATDIQINQEDSKKQNTLKDPRKQDIPKAATDIQINQEDSKKQNTLKDARKQDIPKAATDIQMNQEDSKKQNTLKDARKQDIPKAATDIQINQEDSKKRNTLKDASKQDIPKPATDVRVTVKNNDKPLNIPKQCTNNPPKLCNSHDIVGDNSQIDNRNDVCVLPETTNKIAHQQSESECSTKDFESNGESNDQIIENVQQSKPNHKNKVNHRELHELLSYTAEIFPKLSRRKRVSPEEEHNRQLLQKFGITKTVQIVLEPIDYSLGTGREIAQRTRSKSIDSTKYLKNLEAAKPSVPVPSKISHRRESRSMELNKQLTETTLTTPNVGKTKSTARKSVSKSQNNVQPKTSRKNSANITKVLQDVTTEEAQKLLEPNTASKKNIGQSLRAPRAKRFCSDIRVVQNDVQKLREDSDEDEPIVQANEASKRNPQLNNDPKVHCYSQYMEKCCLCSYTGELMVQHYVYNHPKKAVYISRLDPKQARQIRADPFVISGRKAVSRYGDQEILVFRCHFCDLRLSESQEIWLDHISKHTGEYRYKCMSCPTFSRHPTNRVTHNSICTNPSMQLWHRFTFEENHLYAYMCNECNFVQVLFFNMLRHLREDHSEAGPIEGRYTKFSMINFNVPEEDTELPYGMVKLEPILDDTNAPMEEIIKQEVEFTLAEDSQTQSTVSFQDIVQEQLSPDVIFIKEEFLTNDIDQSETSTSEGITEERCEPQESRRCSRSSSVRVKRLPGDTLSSKEDNIVDIASRNSKPVGNSSFLKEYMNQIKYSTSNTGSTDTTNSRSVHSGNNQHHAASSTAALQPWNGKNSNKMVVHTSKLTVPFLIAPFKCTKLNCGFYTDTSREMGSHFQRHQKPNTVHPITRDSSWLECCYCNYVSLSVHNLLKHIETVHKYCAYQCDRCCYRSRDPYSVRVHQQNYHLEYDANAKILSILSRQKEYSSMDRDIIMNHLKSNVKVLQCANCSSRKFNDLEQYRNHIKTHGVTYIACHVCDQLIAANKMVGHISSHNINMIQCIYCDYGINDLTTIKKHIADKHSDKLFCYHIRCSKPNVPPFIRVQSRISPERFVNC